One stretch of Halobaculum marinum DNA includes these proteins:
- a CDS encoding translation initiation factor IF-6, producing MLRVSFAGSSYVGVYAHAASDCIVVRPDVDDDLADHLAEEFGVDVLKTTVGGSGTVGSLVAGNENGLLVSRQATDREIDALREATDDPVERLPGKLNAAGNVVLANDHGAYVHPDLTAEAVDVVAETLDVPVKRGSLGGVNTVGTAAVANNTGVLCHPHSEEPELEALEEHLDVYADLGTVNYGAPLVGSGLLANDDGYAVGEDTTGPELGRIDDTLGFIE from the coding sequence GTGCTTCGCGTTTCGTTCGCCGGGTCGTCGTACGTCGGAGTCTACGCGCACGCCGCCAGCGACTGCATCGTCGTGCGGCCCGACGTCGACGACGACCTGGCCGACCACCTCGCCGAGGAGTTCGGCGTCGACGTGCTGAAGACGACCGTCGGCGGGTCGGGCACCGTCGGCTCGCTCGTCGCGGGCAACGAGAACGGTCTGCTCGTCTCCCGGCAGGCGACCGACCGCGAAATCGACGCCCTCCGCGAGGCGACTGACGACCCCGTCGAGCGCCTCCCCGGCAAGCTCAACGCCGCCGGCAACGTCGTGCTCGCGAACGACCACGGCGCGTACGTTCACCCGGACCTGACCGCGGAGGCCGTCGACGTGGTCGCCGAGACCCTCGACGTGCCGGTGAAACGCGGCTCGCTCGGCGGCGTCAACACCGTCGGCACCGCCGCCGTCGCCAACAACACCGGCGTGCTGTGTCACCCGCACAGCGAGGAGCCGGAGTTGGAGGCGCTGGAAGAGCACCTCGACGTGTACGCCGACCTCGGCACCGTCAACTACGGCGCGCCGCTGGTCGGGTCGGGGCTGCTCGCCAACGACGACGGCTACGCCGTCGGCGAGGACACTACCGGGCCGGAGCTGGGTCGGATCGACGACACGCTCGGGTTCATCGAGTAA
- the rpl18a gene encoding 50S ribosomal protein L18Ae, translating into MSQFTVSGRFQTRDGMQAFTRSIEATNENVAREHVLSKFGAEHNLNRTQIEIGEVVAE; encoded by the coding sequence ATGAGCCAGTTCACAGTTAGCGGCCGGTTCCAGACGCGGGACGGGATGCAGGCGTTCACCCGTTCGATCGAGGCGACGAACGAGAACGTCGCGCGAGAGCACGTGCTCTCGAAGTTCGGCGCCGAGCACAACCTGAACCGCACCCAGATCGAGATCGGCGAGGTGGTCGCCGAATGA
- the pfdA gene encoding prefoldin subunit alpha codes for MSLGGGGPGQQQLQQISQEVQAIEGEIEELEADIDDLRQEQRDIDEAVDAIDQIDTGSTIQVPLGGGAYVRAEVQDLDEIVVSLGGDYAAELEEGDAVDALDARKDALDEQIETVTEEKQELESEREQLEAQAQQMQQQMQQQQMQQMQQMADEADDGDE; via the coding sequence ATGAGTCTCGGCGGAGGCGGTCCGGGTCAGCAGCAGCTCCAGCAGATCTCCCAGGAAGTCCAGGCGATCGAAGGCGAGATCGAGGAGCTCGAGGCAGACATCGACGACCTCCGCCAGGAGCAGCGTGACATCGACGAGGCGGTCGACGCCATCGACCAGATCGACACCGGCTCGACGATCCAGGTCCCCCTCGGCGGCGGCGCGTACGTCCGCGCCGAGGTCCAGGACCTCGACGAGATCGTCGTGAGCCTCGGCGGCGACTACGCCGCGGAGCTGGAGGAGGGCGACGCCGTCGACGCGCTCGACGCGCGCAAGGACGCGCTCGACGAGCAAATCGAGACCGTCACCGAGGAGAAGCAGGAGCTCGAGAGCGAGCGCGAGCAGCTCGAGGCGCAGGCCCAGCAGATGCAACAGCAGATGCAGCAGCAGCAGATGCAGCAGATGCAGCAGATGGCCGACGAGGCCGACGACGGGGACGAGTAA
- the ftsY gene encoding signal recognition particle-docking protein FtsY — protein sequence MFDGLKDKLSSFRKDAAEEVEEKAEEADAEADATADAAAAEAAEAEPSEAAEPEATPAPATDAEPAPATDDDGAAEAEAEADADDGDSGPSRLKRAAAFATGKVIIEEEDLEGPLQDLELALLSSDVEMSVADRILDTVREKMLGETRAQVQTTDQLVTEALHDALVDVISVGQFDFEQRIAEADKPVTVVFTGVNGVGKTTSIAKLSRWLEERGYSTVLANGDTYRAGANEQIREHAEALDRKLIAHEQGGDPAAVIYDGVEYAEANDIDVVLGDTAGRLHTSNDLMAQLEKIDRVVDPDMTLFVDEAVAGQDAVRRAQEFDDAAAIDGSILTKADADSSGGAAISIAYVTGKPILFLGVGQGYDDLTLFEPEELVDALLGDDE from the coding sequence ATGTTCGACGGCCTGAAGGACAAGCTCTCCTCCTTCCGGAAAGACGCCGCCGAGGAAGTCGAGGAGAAGGCCGAGGAGGCCGACGCCGAGGCGGACGCGACAGCCGACGCCGCCGCCGCTGAAGCCGCGGAAGCCGAGCCGTCGGAGGCGGCTGAGCCGGAGGCCACTCCCGCTCCCGCCACCGATGCCGAGCCCGCGCCGGCGACCGACGACGACGGCGCCGCCGAGGCCGAGGCTGAGGCCGACGCCGACGACGGCGACTCGGGGCCGAGCCGCCTCAAACGCGCGGCGGCGTTCGCCACCGGGAAGGTCATCATCGAGGAGGAGGACCTCGAAGGACCCCTTCAGGACCTCGAACTCGCGCTCCTCTCCAGCGACGTGGAGATGAGCGTCGCCGACCGCATCCTCGACACCGTCCGCGAGAAGATGCTCGGCGAGACGCGCGCGCAGGTCCAGACGACGGACCAGCTCGTCACCGAGGCGCTCCACGACGCGCTCGTCGACGTGATCAGCGTCGGGCAGTTCGACTTCGAGCAGCGCATCGCCGAGGCCGACAAGCCCGTGACGGTCGTGTTCACCGGCGTCAACGGCGTCGGGAAGACCACCAGCATCGCGAAGCTGTCGCGGTGGCTGGAGGAGCGCGGCTACTCGACCGTCCTCGCGAACGGTGACACCTACCGCGCGGGCGCCAACGAGCAGATCCGCGAGCACGCCGAGGCGCTCGACCGGAAGCTCATCGCCCACGAGCAGGGCGGCGACCCCGCCGCCGTCATCTACGACGGCGTCGAGTACGCCGAGGCGAACGACATCGACGTCGTGCTCGGTGACACCGCCGGTCGCCTCCACACGAGCAACGACCTGATGGCGCAACTGGAGAAGATCGACCGCGTCGTCGACCCCGACATGACCCTCTTCGTCGACGAGGCGGTCGCCGGCCAGGACGCCGTCCGCCGCGCACAGGAGTTCGACGACGCCGCCGCTATCGACGGCTCCATCCTCACGAAGGCCGACGCCGACTCCTCGGGCGGCGCGGCCATCTCCATCGCGTACGTGACCGGCAAGCCGATCCTGTTCCTCGGCGTCGGGCAGGGGTACGACGACCTGACCCTGTTCGAGCCAGAGGAACTGGTCGACGCGCTGCTGGGCGACGACGAGTAG
- a CDS encoding THUMP domain-containing protein, protein MELAGEEDAFAALEARAAAAGVETVAPGLAVADAVDPDRVRGLAYTRTALDLLGRADADPRSARAVVEAASIDREGTVAVRARVVRDSADVSTAEAERECGAALVERGFDVDLDDPDHTLRVLFADDTCLVGWVVAESVRDFSTRKPTDRPFFQPGSMAPMDARAYANLAGAGPGQTLLDPMCGTGGVLIEAGLVGSDVLGNDAQQKMVRGARENLAHYLGDDVGHDVIRGDATALALRDDAVDGVVFDAPYGRQSKIARHDLDDLVSSALAEAARVAPRGVLVADRSWRTEALDAGWRVTDSFERRVHRSLVRHVLVLERE, encoded by the coding sequence TTGGAACTCGCCGGCGAGGAGGACGCGTTCGCGGCGCTGGAGGCGCGCGCCGCCGCCGCCGGCGTCGAGACGGTCGCCCCGGGGCTGGCGGTCGCCGACGCGGTCGACCCGGACCGCGTCCGCGGACTGGCGTACACCCGGACGGCGCTCGACCTCCTTGGTCGCGCCGACGCCGACCCCCGGAGCGCCCGCGCCGTCGTCGAGGCCGCGAGCATCGACCGGGAGGGCACCGTCGCCGTCCGGGCGCGCGTCGTCCGCGACTCCGCCGACGTCTCCACCGCGGAAGCCGAGCGCGAGTGCGGCGCCGCTCTCGTCGAGCGCGGCTTCGACGTGGATCTGGACGACCCCGACCACACCCTCCGAGTGCTGTTCGCCGACGACACCTGCCTCGTGGGCTGGGTCGTCGCCGAGTCGGTCAGGGACTTCTCGACGCGCAAGCCGACCGACCGCCCGTTCTTCCAACCCGGGAGCATGGCGCCGATGGACGCCCGCGCGTACGCAAACCTCGCGGGCGCAGGGCCCGGACAGACCTTGCTGGACCCGATGTGCGGCACCGGCGGCGTGCTCATCGAGGCGGGCCTCGTCGGGAGCGACGTGCTCGGCAACGACGCCCAGCAGAAGATGGTCCGCGGCGCCCGCGAGAACCTCGCACACTACCTCGGCGACGACGTCGGCCACGACGTGATTCGGGGAGACGCGACCGCCCTCGCCCTCCGCGACGACGCGGTCGACGGCGTCGTGTTCGACGCGCCGTACGGTCGTCAGTCGAAGATCGCCCGCCACGACCTCGACGACCTCGTGTCGTCGGCGCTCGCGGAGGCCGCCCGCGTGGCGCCTCGTGGGGTGCTCGTCGCCGACCGCTCGTGGCGCACGGAGGCGCTTGACGCGGGATGGCGCGTCACCGACTCCTTCGAGCGACGGGTCCACCGGAGTCTGGTGCGGCACGTGCTGGTGCTGGAGCGGGAGTGA
- a CDS encoding TATA-box-binding protein, whose translation MVDPAESINIENVVASTGIGLELDLQTVAMDLEGADYDPEQFPGLVYRTTDPKSAALIFRSGKIVCTGAKSTDAVHEALHLVFDKLRELEIPIEDDPEITVQNIVTSADLGKSLNLNAIAIGLGLENIEYEPEQFPGLVYRLDEPNVVALLFGSGKLVITGGKEPADAKAAVEVISDRLSELGLLG comes from the coding sequence ATGGTAGATCCCGCCGAGTCGATCAACATCGAGAACGTCGTCGCGTCGACTGGGATCGGCCTCGAACTGGACCTCCAGACCGTCGCGATGGACTTGGAGGGGGCCGACTACGACCCCGAGCAGTTTCCGGGGCTGGTGTACCGCACGACCGATCCGAAGAGCGCCGCGCTCATCTTCCGGTCGGGCAAGATCGTCTGTACGGGTGCCAAGAGCACCGACGCCGTCCACGAGGCGCTCCACCTCGTGTTCGACAAACTCCGCGAGCTAGAGATCCCGATCGAGGACGACCCCGAGATCACCGTCCAGAACATCGTCACCTCTGCGGATCTGGGAAAGAGCCTGAACCTCAACGCCATCGCCATCGGTCTCGGCTTGGAGAACATCGAGTACGAACCCGAGCAGTTCCCCGGCCTCGTGTACCGTCTCGACGAACCGAACGTCGTCGCGTTGCTGTTCGGCTCGGGCAAACTCGTCATCACGGGCGGCAAGGAGCCCGCGGACGCGAAAGCCGCCGTCGAGGTGATCTCCGACCGCCTCTCGGAGTTGGGGCTCCTCGGATAG
- a CDS encoding DUF7473 family protein produces the protein MPTPLQLSVVGLLGGFLLIAVLSTLLANTAAYFLLGDEAELRQAVPPGVAMALVGLSAAVLPTAAVIAIALVVDYVMVYLAYGLNKRGTAIVTALHYSLTILAAVGINSVLAIYQTAPV, from the coding sequence GTGCCGACGCCACTCCAGCTGTCTGTCGTGGGACTGCTCGGCGGCTTCCTCCTCATCGCGGTCCTCTCGACGCTGCTTGCCAACACGGCGGCGTACTTCCTCCTCGGCGACGAGGCGGAGCTTCGACAGGCAGTACCCCCGGGCGTGGCGATGGCGCTCGTCGGGCTCTCGGCGGCGGTGTTGCCGACCGCCGCGGTCATCGCCATCGCGCTCGTCGTCGACTACGTGATGGTGTACCTGGCGTACGGGCTGAACAAGCGCGGTACCGCCATCGTCACCGCCCTCCACTACTCGCTCACGATCCTCGCGGCCGTCGGGATCAACAGCGTGCTGGCGATCTACCAGACCGCGCCGGTATGA
- a CDS encoding CPBP family intramembrane glutamic endopeptidase: MSGDGSVLARLRYPVWNAAERRLRAPLRLAVAVVVVGIALVGTSALLFGVGLPAPFPTVLPMLAVAGATLVAARYVDRRRLTDLGLRREPGWLADLGAGLALGVLLQTLIAVVGVAAGWFRVADTLVGTAGGFVSVLLVFLVVGFYEELLSRGLLLVNAAEGLRFAGQRVAVAGALGVSAVVFGLLHASNPGSSTASTVGITLAGAFLGVGFVLTGRLSFPVGVHISWNAAQGLGYGFAVSGLPIEAAVVDLEPTGPALVTGGAFGPEAGLLGMAAVLVGTVATVAWARVRGDRGIDPRVTAPDLRWRSE, translated from the coding sequence ATGAGCGGCGACGGCTCCGTCCTCGCGCGCCTCCGCTACCCCGTCTGGAACGCCGCCGAGCGCCGACTCCGCGCCCCACTGCGACTCGCCGTCGCGGTCGTGGTCGTCGGCATCGCGCTCGTCGGGACGAGCGCGCTCCTGTTCGGCGTCGGCCTGCCCGCACCGTTCCCGACGGTGCTCCCGATGCTCGCGGTCGCGGGCGCGACCCTCGTGGCCGCCCGGTACGTCGACCGTCGACGCCTGACAGATCTGGGCCTCAGACGCGAGCCGGGGTGGCTCGCGGATCTGGGCGCCGGCCTCGCGCTGGGCGTCCTCCTCCAGACGCTGATCGCCGTGGTCGGCGTCGCCGCCGGGTGGTTCCGTGTCGCCGACACGCTCGTCGGCACCGCGGGCGGCTTCGTGTCGGTCCTGTTGGTGTTCCTCGTCGTCGGCTTCTACGAGGAACTCCTCTCGCGCGGCCTGTTGCTCGTCAACGCCGCCGAGGGACTCCGCTTCGCCGGGCAGCGCGTCGCCGTCGCGGGCGCGCTCGGCGTCTCGGCGGTCGTGTTCGGCCTGCTCCACGCGAGCAACCCCGGGTCGTCGACCGCCTCGACGGTCGGGATCACGCTCGCCGGCGCGTTCCTCGGCGTCGGGTTCGTCCTGACGGGACGGCTCTCGTTCCCCGTCGGCGTGCACATCTCGTGGAACGCCGCGCAGGGACTGGGATACGGCTTCGCGGTCAGCGGCCTCCCCATCGAGGCCGCCGTCGTCGACCTCGAACCGACTGGGCCGGCGCTCGTCACCGGCGGCGCGTTCGGCCCCGAGGCGGGACTGCTCGGGATGGCCGCAGTGCTCGTCGGGACGGTCGCGACGGTCGCGTGGGCGCGGGTCCGCGGCGACCGCGGCATCGACCCGCGGGTGACGGCGCCGGACCTGCGCTGGCGCTCGGAGTGA
- a CDS encoding nuclear transport factor 2 family protein: MASTAARTNETVIREAYAAFNEGDMETVFSIMSPDVEWVEPQGSRFSGTHRGADSVMEEVFAPVAAEMAEFVVEVDRVIDAGDTVVVLGTDRGTVRDSGETVAAPFAHVIELRDGQITRCSNYTDTHAWEQALAA, translated from the coding sequence ATGGCTAGCACAGCGGCTCGGACGAACGAGACGGTGATTCGAGAGGCGTACGCGGCGTTCAACGAGGGGGACATGGAGACGGTGTTCTCGATCATGTCGCCGGACGTCGAGTGGGTCGAGCCCCAGGGGTCGCGCTTCAGCGGGACCCACCGTGGCGCAGACAGCGTGATGGAGGAGGTGTTCGCACCGGTGGCGGCGGAGATGGCTGAATTCGTGGTGGAGGTCGACCGCGTCATCGACGCGGGCGACACCGTCGTCGTCCTCGGCACCGACCGCGGCACGGTCCGCGACTCGGGCGAGACGGTGGCGGCGCCGTTCGCGCACGTCATCGAACTGCGCGACGGCCAGATCACCCGGTGCAGCAACTACACCGACACCCACGCGTGGGAGCAGGCGCTCGCGGCGTAA
- the hisG gene encoding ATP phosphoribosyltransferase, producing MRIAVPNKGRLHEPTIEVLERAGLHIENTADRQLYADTVDPEVTVLFARAADIPEYVADGAADVGITGLDQARESGHDLVDLLDLGYGNCRLVLAAPEDGDITEPADVTGLTVATEFPRVTRDYFDRKGIDCEVVEVTGATELTPHVDMADAIVDITSTGTTLQVNRLAIVDEVLASSVRLFARSDVADDEKVQQVATAFESVVAAEGKRYLMMNARRDDLEAVKDVLPGMGGPTVMDVADGDEDHVAVHAVVDERQVFETISELKGVGASDILVTEIERLVE from the coding sequence ATGCGCATCGCCGTCCCCAACAAGGGCCGTCTCCACGAGCCGACGATCGAGGTCCTCGAACGGGCTGGCCTCCACATCGAGAACACCGCCGACCGACAGCTGTACGCCGACACCGTCGACCCCGAGGTCACAGTCCTGTTCGCGCGCGCCGCCGACATCCCCGAGTACGTCGCCGACGGCGCCGCCGACGTGGGGATCACTGGCCTCGACCAAGCCCGCGAGTCCGGCCACGACCTCGTCGACCTGCTCGACCTCGGCTACGGCAACTGCCGACTCGTCCTCGCGGCACCCGAGGACGGCGACATCACCGAGCCAGCGGACGTGACCGGCCTGACGGTCGCCACGGAGTTCCCCCGCGTCACGCGCGACTACTTCGACCGGAAAGGCATCGACTGCGAAGTCGTCGAGGTGACGGGCGCGACCGAACTCACCCCCCACGTCGACATGGCCGACGCCATCGTCGACATCACCTCGACGGGGACGACGCTGCAGGTAAACCGCCTCGCCATCGTCGACGAGGTGCTCGCCTCATCCGTCCGGCTGTTCGCCCGCTCGGACGTGGCCGACGACGAGAAGGTCCAGCAGGTCGCCACCGCCTTCGAGTCCGTCGTCGCCGCCGAGGGGAAGCGCTACCTGATGATGAACGCTCGCCGCGACGACCTCGAGGCGGTGAAAGACGTGCTGCCCGGGATGGGCGGCCCGACGGTGATGGACGTCGCCGACGGCGACGAGGACCACGTCGCCGTCCACGCGGTCGTCGACGAGCGGCAGGTGTTCGAGACCATCTCCGAGTTGAAGGGCGTCGGGGCCAGCGATATCCTCGTCACCGAGATCGAACGCCTCGTCGAGTAG